One Nitrospirota bacterium genomic region harbors:
- the purL gene encoding phosphoribosylformylglycinamidine synthase, with product MPLIYRYKSPAVTDAQKKDLLARAKKTISGSIKNIETEFCFYIDASSALTSDESELLRWLLSETFEPDQYSENSFFAHHPSTVTHHCLLEIGPRMNFTTAWSTNAVAVCHSCGITKISRIERSRRFLFVFDKKHVSGKDLAAFNSSLITHYSSLLYDRMTECVYPEQLKTFETGITPERVSSIPLVEEGRAALERVNREMGLGLDDWDIDYYYNLFVKDIGRNPTNVECFDLSQSNSEHSRHWFFRGRLVVDGEEVPGNLMKIIKQTLDANPGNSVIAFKDNSSAIRGYEIKTIIPEQPGNVSRFDKVQRTYNIIFTAETHNFPSGVAPFPGAETGTGGRIRDVQATGTGSLVIAGTAAYCVGNLQIPGYELPWEDSSFAYPANLASPLTIEIQASDGASDYGNKFGEPMIQGFTRSLGLRLPDHERREWLKPIMFTAGVGQMDASHSEKNEPAKGMLVTKVGGPAYRIGMGGGAASSMIQGQNVAELDFNAVQRGDAEMEQKMNRVIRACVELGDRNPIVSIHDQGAGGNCNVVKEIIYPAGAKIEIRKIQLGDATLSVLEIWGAEYQEQNALLISPERSEEFLSLCRREKVPCAFIGEISGDGYIVLHDETDGSTPVNLHLEKILGSMPQKTFVLDRIKRQRSPLVLPEGLTVRDALDRVLRLISVGSKRFLASKVDRSVTGLIAQQQCVGPLQLTVSDVAVIAQSHFGTTGAVISIGEQPLKGLIDPAAMARMSVAEAVTNIIWAKISALEDIKCSGNWMWAPKLPGEGADLYDAAIAMRDIMISLGIAIDGGKDSLSMAAKVTNADGTTEIVKSPGTLVISAYATCPDINKVITPDIKQPGKSRLIFVDISNGRARTGGSALAQCYGQVGNESPDVDDTALLRNGFHAIQKCIDEGLILSGHDRSDGGLVTTLLEMAFAGNCGIEINISSQRPDVGTINLLFAEELGMVIEYQQKHERKIRKILEGEGLPYQCIGRTTRKKTITVSVNNEQVLKEDMKILRGVWEETSHQLDRLQRNPASAKEEKKAIYNRKGQTFRLSFVPEDTHAEILERGNKPRVAIIREEGSNGDREMTAAFFRAGFETWDVTMTDLLEQKVRLEHFRGIVFVGGFSYADVLDSAKGWAGVIRFNKDIWQQFQTFYNRPDTFSLGVCNGCQLSALLGWVPWQGIDNRDQPRFIHNTSGRFESRFSSLKILESPSIMLKGMENSVLGIWVAHGEGHAYFPDSSIKERVLREGLAPARYADDSGNPTEVYPFNPNGSPEGIAALCSPDGRHLAIMPHPERVFLKWQWAYMPEEWKRELTASPWLRMFQNARQWCEENS from the coding sequence ATGCCCTTGATCTATCGGTATAAATCGCCTGCTGTTACGGACGCACAGAAGAAAGACCTTCTTGCCCGGGCAAAAAAGACGATCTCCGGCTCGATAAAGAATATCGAGACAGAGTTCTGTTTTTATATCGATGCATCTTCTGCGTTGACTTCTGATGAATCGGAACTCCTTCGCTGGCTCCTGAGCGAGACCTTCGAGCCTGACCAGTATTCCGAAAACAGTTTTTTTGCCCATCACCCATCAACCGTCACTCATCACTGCCTTTTGGAGATCGGCCCCCGCATGAACTTTACCACTGCCTGGTCAACGAATGCTGTTGCTGTCTGCCATTCCTGCGGCATTACCAAGATATCGAGGATAGAGCGGTCCCGCCGGTTCCTTTTTGTATTTGATAAGAAACATGTTTCCGGAAAAGATCTTGCAGCTTTTAACTCGTCACTCATTACCCATTACTCGTCACTTCTTTATGATCGCATGACCGAGTGCGTGTACCCTGAGCAGCTCAAGACCTTTGAAACAGGCATCACCCCGGAGCGGGTCAGCTCTATCCCCCTGGTCGAGGAAGGCAGAGCAGCGCTTGAGAGGGTCAACCGGGAGATGGGTCTCGGTCTCGATGACTGGGACATTGACTATTACTACAACCTCTTTGTGAAGGATATTGGCAGGAACCCGACCAATGTGGAATGTTTTGATCTGAGCCAGTCGAACAGCGAACACTCGCGCCACTGGTTTTTCAGGGGCAGGCTTGTTGTTGATGGTGAAGAAGTGCCGGGCAATCTGATGAAGATCATCAAACAGACGCTTGATGCAAACCCCGGAAACAGCGTCATTGCGTTCAAGGACAACTCAAGTGCGATCCGAGGATATGAGATCAAAACGATCATCCCTGAACAGCCGGGCAATGTATCACGGTTCGATAAGGTGCAGCGCACCTATAACATTATCTTTACTGCAGAGACACATAACTTTCCCTCTGGCGTTGCTCCTTTCCCTGGTGCGGAAACAGGGACAGGAGGCAGGATCAGGGATGTGCAGGCAACGGGAACAGGCTCGCTTGTTATTGCTGGCACTGCTGCTTATTGTGTCGGAAATCTGCAGATCCCCGGGTATGAACTGCCGTGGGAAGACAGTTCCTTTGCCTATCCTGCAAACCTTGCAAGCCCCCTGACCATCGAGATCCAGGCGAGCGACGGCGCATCGGATTACGGCAACAAGTTCGGCGAGCCGATGATCCAGGGGTTTACCCGTTCACTTGGCCTGCGGCTGCCTGACCATGAGCGGAGAGAATGGCTTAAGCCGATCATGTTCACTGCCGGAGTTGGTCAGATGGATGCGAGCCATTCGGAAAAGAACGAACCGGCAAAGGGCATGCTCGTTACGAAGGTAGGTGGTCCTGCATATCGCATCGGCATGGGCGGCGGCGCAGCGTCAAGCATGATTCAGGGACAGAATGTTGCTGAGCTTGATTTCAATGCTGTGCAGCGCGGCGATGCAGAGATGGAGCAGAAGATGAACCGGGTGATCCGGGCATGTGTCGAGCTTGGCGACCGAAACCCGATCGTGTCCATCCATGACCAGGGAGCAGGCGGCAATTGCAATGTGGTGAAGGAGATTATCTATCCTGCAGGTGCAAAGATAGAAATCAGAAAGATTCAGCTCGGAGATGCTACGCTTTCCGTGCTCGAAATATGGGGCGCAGAGTATCAGGAGCAGAATGCCCTGCTTATCAGCCCTGAAAGGTCAGAGGAGTTTTTGAGTCTCTGCAGAAGAGAGAAGGTCCCCTGTGCATTTATCGGAGAGATCTCGGGCGATGGATACATTGTGCTGCATGACGAGACAGACGGCAGCACACCGGTTAACCTGCACCTCGAAAAGATCCTCGGCAGTATGCCGCAAAAGACGTTTGTTCTCGACCGGATAAAACGTCAAAGAAGCCCTCTTGTCCTTCCGGAAGGGCTTACGGTAAGGGACGCCCTTGACCGCGTGCTGAGGCTTATTTCTGTTGGTTCAAAAAGATTCCTCGCAAGCAAGGTAGACCGTTCAGTTACCGGCCTGATTGCGCAACAACAGTGCGTCGGGCCGCTCCAGCTTACGGTCTCTGATGTGGCTGTCATAGCACAGAGCCATTTCGGAACAACCGGTGCTGTCATCTCGATCGGCGAGCAGCCGTTAAAAGGCCTTATCGATCCGGCTGCAATGGCAAGGATGTCTGTGGCAGAGGCGGTCACGAATATCATCTGGGCAAAGATAAGTGCTCTTGAGGACATCAAATGCTCAGGCAACTGGATGTGGGCTCCCAAACTTCCGGGTGAGGGTGCTGATCTTTATGACGCTGCCATTGCGATGCGGGACATCATGATCAGCCTCGGCATTGCGATCGACGGCGGCAAGGACAGCCTTTCCATGGCAGCAAAGGTCACGAATGCTGACGGCACGACCGAGATCGTGAAGTCACCGGGAACACTGGTCATCTCTGCGTATGCGACCTGTCCGGATATTAATAAGGTCATAACCCCGGATATAAAGCAGCCGGGCAAAAGCAGGCTTATCTTTGTTGATATCAGCAATGGCAGGGCCAGGACCGGCGGATCAGCCCTTGCGCAATGCTATGGCCAGGTTGGCAATGAGTCGCCTGATGTTGATGATACGGCTCTGCTCAGGAACGGCTTTCATGCGATCCAGAAATGTATCGATGAAGGATTGATCCTGTCGGGCCATGACCGGAGCGACGGCGGTCTCGTCACCACGCTTCTTGAAATGGCCTTTGCCGGCAATTGCGGGATAGAGATAAATATAAGCAGTCAGCGACCGGATGTTGGAACAATTAACCTTTTATTTGCTGAAGAACTCGGCATGGTGATCGAATATCAGCAGAAACATGAAAGAAAGATCAGAAAGATCCTGGAGGGAGAAGGGCTGCCCTATCAATGCATCGGCAGGACCACCAGGAAGAAGACGATCACTGTTTCTGTCAACAACGAACAGGTGCTGAAGGAGGATATGAAGATCCTCAGGGGGGTCTGGGAAGAGACGAGCCATCAGCTTGACAGGCTTCAGAGAAACCCTGCATCTGCAAAGGAAGAAAAGAAGGCCATTTATAACAGAAAGGGCCAGACATTCCGGCTTTCCTTTGTCCCTGAAGACACGCACGCAGAGATCCTCGAAAGGGGCAATAAGCCCAGGGTCGCGATCATCCGTGAGGAGGGCAGCAACGGCGACAGGGAGATGACCGCAGCCTTTTTCCGGGCAGGGTTCGAGACCTGGGATGTGACCATGACCGATCTCCTTGAGCAGAAGGTGAGGCTTGAGCATTTCAGAGGCATAGTCTTTGTCGGCGGGTTCAGTTATGCGGACGTGCTTGATTCTGCCAAGGGCTGGGCAGGAGTCATACGGTTCAATAAGGATATCTGGCAGCAGTTCCAGACCTTTTATAACAGGCCGGACACCTTCAGCCTCGGCGTATGCAATGGATGCCAGCTTTCTGCCCTGCTCGGCTGGGTGCCATGGCAGGGTATCGATAACAGGGACCAGCCGCGATTTATCCATAATACATCCGGCAGATTCGAGTCTCGATTCTCATCCTTAAAGATCCTCGAAAGTCCGTCGATCATGCTGAAGGGCATGGAGAACTCCGTGCTCGGTATCTGGGTTGCTCATGGCGAAGGTCATGCCTATTTCCCGGACAGTTCAATAAAGGAGAGAGTCCTTCGCGAAGGCCTTGCTCCTGCGCGCTATGCAGACGACAGCGGTAATCCCACCGAGGTCTACCCATTCAATCCCAACGGCTCGCCGGAAGGTATTGCAGCGCTCTGTTCTCCGGACGGAAGGCATCTTGCGATCATGCCGCATCCTGAGCGTGTCTTCCTGAAATGGCAGTGGGCATATATGCCTGAGGAATGGAAAAGGGAATTAACGGCATCACCGTGGCTCAGGATGTTCCAGAATGCCCGACAGTGGTGTGAAGAAAATAGCTAA
- a CDS encoding adenylosuccinate lyase translates to MIERYTRKEMGRLWEPENRFQKWLDVEIAACEAWTDLGKIPRAALSVIKQKAGFDVTRIDEIEAVVKHDVIAFLTSVAEKVGPESRYVHKGLTSSDIVDTAQSLLMKEAAGIIIKDLKILIAVLKEQAFRYKNTVCIGRSHGVHAEPMTFGLKFTLWYEEAKRNLERMERARKTISIGKFSGAVGTFSNIPVAIEEKVCKKLGLKPEPIATQVVQRDRHAEYLSTLAIIAASIEKIVVEIRHLQRTEVLEAEEPFAKGQKGSSAMPHKRNPVGCENLSGLARVVRTNALAAMENVALWHERDISHSSVERVIIPDSTILVDYMLNRLTGILSGLQVYPERMMENLNRSYGLYNSQNVLISLTEKGMSREDAYALVQKNAMMSWKTRKQFKALLSKDREVKKYLSAKELNNIFDLKNYFRNVDYIFKRVFGKA, encoded by the coding sequence ATGATCGAACGATATACACGAAAAGAGATGGGAAGGCTTTGGGAGCCTGAAAACAGGTTTCAGAAGTGGCTTGATGTCGAGATCGCGGCATGCGAGGCATGGACTGATCTGGGCAAGATCCCCAGGGCAGCGCTCAGCGTGATAAAGCAGAAGGCCGGCTTTGACGTAACGCGCATTGATGAGATAGAGGCGGTCGTAAAGCATGATGTCATAGCATTTCTCACCTCTGTTGCCGAGAAGGTCGGCCCTGAGTCGCGGTATGTGCATAAAGGGCTCACCTCTTCAGATATTGTGGACACGGCACAGTCCCTGCTCATGAAAGAGGCTGCAGGCATCATCATCAAGGACCTCAAGATCCTTATTGCTGTTCTGAAGGAGCAGGCGTTCAGATATAAAAATACGGTCTGCATTGGCAGGAGCCATGGCGTGCATGCAGAGCCGATGACCTTTGGGCTCAAGTTCACCCTCTGGTATGAAGAGGCGAAGAGGAACCTTGAGCGGATGGAGAGGGCACGGAAGACCATCAGCATCGGCAAATTCTCCGGCGCTGTCGGGACCTTCTCGAATATTCCTGTTGCGATTGAGGAGAAGGTCTGCAAGAAGCTCGGCCTGAAGCCCGAACCGATCGCGACCCAGGTGGTGCAGAGGGACAGACATGCTGAATACCTTTCGACCCTCGCGATCATTGCAGCCTCTATCGAGAAGATCGTTGTGGAGATCAGGCACCTTCAGAGGACAGAGGTACTAGAGGCAGAGGAGCCTTTTGCAAAAGGCCAGAAGGGCTCATCAGCCATGCCGCATAAGCGCAATCCGGTCGGCTGCGAGAACCTCTCAGGGTTAGCGCGCGTTGTGAGAACGAACGCCCTTGCTGCCATGGAAAATGTAGCTCTCTGGCATGAACGTGATATTTCGCACTCCTCTGTCGAGCGGGTGATCATTCCGGACAGCACCATTTTGGTTGACTATATGCTGAACCGGCTGACAGGCATCCTTTCAGGTCTCCAGGTGTACCCGGAGCGGATGATGGAGAACCTGAACAGAAGCTATGGCCTTTATAACTCCCAGAACGTGCTGATCAGTCTTACGGAAAAGGGCATGTCCCGTGAAGATGCATACGCACTGGTCCAGAAGAATGCGATGATGAGCTGGAAGACCAGAAAACAGTTCAAGGCACTGCTGTCAAAAGATAGAGAAGTGAAAAAATACCTCTCAGCAAAAGAGCTGAACAATATTTTTGATCTGAAGAATTATTTCAGGAATGTCGATTACATCTTCAAGCGAGTATTCGGTAAGGCCTGA
- the radC gene encoding DNA repair protein RadC: MAKSVSGGQLHSGHRKRLRMRFLKEGLDSFEDHQVLELLLFQAVPRLDTNPIAHGLMKRFGSLSAVLEADPKDLASVEGVGENAAAFLSMIPHVTRRYFHDRVKHSRKPLNNSESAAEYLVPLMAGRSEEVFYVICLDSQLRVLYPALISEGTVKDALVHPRHVAEAAVRHKAASVILAHNHPAGSVKPSVHDHKLTRNLVQALGGINVQVVDHVIVAGELIYSFSREGTLPVYESAG; encoded by the coding sequence ATGGCTAAATCAGTTTCAGGGGGGCAATTGCACTCAGGTCATCGCAAACGGTTGCGTATGCGTTTTCTCAAAGAAGGCCTGGATAGTTTTGAGGACCATCAGGTGCTCGAACTGCTTCTCTTTCAGGCCGTTCCCCGTTTGGATACAAACCCTATAGCGCATGGACTAATGAAGAGATTTGGCAGTCTTTCGGCTGTGCTTGAGGCCGATCCAAAGGATTTGGCATCTGTTGAAGGTGTCGGCGAAAATGCTGCTGCCTTTCTTTCGATGATTCCTCATGTTACCCGCCGCTATTTTCATGATCGTGTCAAACATTCCCGCAAGCCCCTGAACAATTCTGAGTCGGCTGCTGAATATCTTGTCCCTCTTATGGCAGGCCGTTCTGAAGAGGTGTTCTATGTTATCTGCCTTGATTCTCAACTCAGAGTTCTCTATCCTGCCTTGATAAGCGAAGGCACAGTGAAGGATGCCCTTGTGCATCCACGTCATGTTGCTGAAGCTGCGGTAAGACATAAGGCGGCCTCAGTAATTCTGGCGCATAATCACCCTGCGGGAAGTGTTAAGCCATCTGTCCATGATCACAAGCTGACCCGCAATCTGGTGCAGGCGCTTGGCGGAATCAATGTCCAGGTCGTTGATCATGTTATTGTGGCCGGTGAGCTGATCTACAGCTTTTCGCGGGAAGGCACGTTGCCAGTATATGAGAGTGCTGGATAA
- a CDS encoding aminotransferase class I/II-fold pyridoxal phosphate-dependent enzyme: MSYPIRDIVMEAKREEAKGKKMIYLNIGDPPQYGFEPFRVIADRVKSALDENWKGYAPSEGDEQFRTTVAKIEKCRPEDVFAVAGLTEGIDFFFHSFIGFGEKVLLPNPVYPLYLSKAKQFEGESVFYRHDANGQIDVAYLAKKIEGAKAMVIINPNNPLGSVYSEKNLTEVVELCAEYDVPIFYDGSYDQLILEGKLIDFRKIARNKIPFIYGSSLSKDFCYTGARIGWVAFHGDKWAEVKNAFFLLCNQRLSVNWEYQKAAAAALVDRAYPAYIDDMKKRLVERRDTFIKMAKKLPLSFPVPMGAFYAFMKIETPKWRKDIEFVRAALKEGVVFVPGSGFGRQEDGVYFRTTFLPEPKIIEEAFSKIKKLL, translated from the coding sequence GTGAGCTATCCGATCCGGGATATCGTGATGGAGGCAAAGCGCGAAGAGGCCAAAGGCAAGAAGATGATCTATCTGAATATCGGCGATCCGCCCCAGTACGGGTTTGAGCCGTTCAGGGTGATAGCGGACCGGGTAAAGAGCGCGCTTGACGAGAACTGGAAGGGTTATGCCCCTTCTGAAGGTGACGAACAGTTCAGGACTACGGTGGCAAAGATCGAGAAATGCCGGCCTGAGGATGTCTTTGCTGTTGCGGGCCTTACTGAGGGGATAGATTTTTTCTTCCATTCGTTCATAGGCTTTGGAGAAAAGGTGCTCCTGCCCAATCCGGTATATCCGCTCTATCTGAGCAAAGCAAAACAGTTCGAGGGTGAGAGTGTCTTCTATCGGCACGATGCGAATGGCCAGATCGACGTGGCATATCTGGCAAAGAAGATCGAGGGCGCCAAGGCGATGGTGATCATCAATCCGAACAATCCGCTCGGTTCGGTCTATTCTGAAAAGAACCTTACCGAGGTTGTTGAACTCTGTGCCGAGTATGATGTCCCCATATTCTATGACGGGTCATACGACCAGCTTATCCTTGAGGGCAAGCTGATAGACTTTAGGAAGATCGCCAGAAACAAGATACCGTTCATTTACGGGAGCTCGCTCTCAAAGGACTTCTGTTATACGGGGGCCCGGATCGGATGGGTGGCCTTTCACGGTGACAAATGGGCAGAGGTGAAAAATGCTTTTTTCCTGCTCTGCAATCAGAGGTTGTCTGTAAATTGGGAATACCAGAAGGCTGCTGCAGCTGCGCTTGTTGATCGTGCATATCCGGCCTATATTGATGATATGAAGAAGAGGCTGGTCGAAAGGCGGGATACCTTCATAAAGATGGCGAAGAAACTGCCGCTCTCCTTCCCGGTGCCGATGGGCGCCTTCTATGCGTTCATGAAGATAGAGACGCCGAAATGGCGGAAGGATATCGAGTTCGTGCGTGCTGCACTGAAGGAAGGTGTTGTCTTTGTGCCTGGTTCAGGGTTTGGCAGGCAGGAGGATGGCGTCTATTTCAGGACAACGTTCCTGCCGGAACCGAAGATCATTGAAGAGGCATTCAGCAAGATCAAGAAACTGCTGTAG
- a CDS encoding DUF350 domain-containing protein, producing the protein MITGTIGTSLAGMTAFLSYFGASVLLVLLFLVVYGRVTPYKEFALIADGNIAAALSYGGALLGFAFPLSSAISHSVSLVDMVIWGIVALVVQIVTFLAVRLSMPRIVSDIPANKVATGCFLGIVSVATGMINAACMTY; encoded by the coding sequence ATGATCACAGGAACCATAGGCACATCACTGGCAGGCATGACAGCCTTTCTCTCATATTTTGGGGCATCGGTCCTGCTGGTGCTGCTCTTTCTGGTGGTGTACGGTAGGGTCACGCCGTACAAGGAGTTTGCCCTTATTGCTGACGGCAATATTGCGGCGGCACTGAGCTACGGCGGAGCCTTGCTCGGTTTTGCATTCCCCCTTTCGAGTGCCATCTCCCACAGCGTCAGTCTTGTCGACATGGTCATCTGGGGCATTGTGGCCCTCGTTGTGCAGATCGTTACCTTTTTGGCGGTGCGACTGTCAATGCCCAGGATCGTATCTGATATCCCGGCCAACAAGGTGGCAACAGGCTGCTTCCTCGGGATCGTCTCTGTCGCGACAGGCATGATCAACGCAGCCTGCATGACGTATTAG
- a CDS encoding glutathionylspermidine synthase family protein, translated as MKRLTIAPRKNWQERMEEIGFTFHTPGSTYWQEDAYYEFSSDQVDHLEAVTEDLHAICLEAVDHVVRNDLFLKMGITGAGAALARDSWSRADRSLYGRFDLVYDSKQELRLLEYNADTPTSLFETAVVQWVWLQEQFPDMDQFNSVHEKLMDAFGAVASSRGTLQPFYFSSVRDHEEDRVTVEYLRDVALQAGFDARYVSMEDIGFSSETNRFYDIEENEMRCLFKLYPWEWLLAEDFGPHISASAITLFEPAWKMVLSNKAILPILWELYPDHPNLLAAYFDAERLKDGYVRKPLFSREGANILMQDRRMHYHEETDGTYGEEGYIYQEIAKPPCFDGNYAIIGSWVVNGLPAGIGIREDDTPITKNTSRFVPHLFRPNS; from the coding sequence ATGAAGAGGCTGACGATCGCTCCGCGGAAGAACTGGCAGGAGCGCATGGAGGAGATCGGTTTTACCTTTCACACTCCCGGCAGCACCTATTGGCAGGAGGACGCATACTACGAATTTTCAAGTGATCAGGTCGACCATCTCGAGGCTGTCACTGAAGATCTCCACGCTATCTGTCTTGAGGCTGTCGATCATGTGGTCAGGAATGATCTGTTCCTGAAAATGGGCATCACCGGGGCAGGCGCAGCCCTTGCCAGAGATTCGTGGTCCAGAGCTGACCGCTCATTATATGGACGGTTCGATCTGGTCTATGACAGCAAACAGGAGTTGAGGCTTCTTGAATACAATGCAGATACGCCGACCTCTCTTTTTGAGACAGCAGTTGTTCAGTGGGTCTGGCTGCAGGAGCAATTCCCTGACATGGATCAGTTCAATTCGGTCCATGAAAAACTGATGGATGCCTTTGGAGCAGTAGCCTCTTCCAGAGGGACGTTGCAGCCCTTCTATTTTTCCTCGGTCAGGGACCATGAAGAGGACCGCGTAACGGTCGAATATCTGAGAGATGTTGCGCTTCAGGCAGGCTTCGATGCCCGGTATGTTTCTATGGAGGATATCGGATTCAGCAGTGAGACGAACAGGTTTTATGACATCGAGGAAAACGAGATGCGCTGCCTCTTCAAACTTTATCCCTGGGAGTGGCTTCTGGCAGAGGATTTTGGTCCTCATATATCTGCCTCTGCAATAACCCTCTTTGAGCCTGCATGGAAGATGGTGCTTTCGAACAAGGCAATCCTTCCGATCCTCTGGGAGTTGTATCCGGATCATCCGAACCTGTTGGCCGCGTATTTCGATGCTGAGAGGTTGAAGGATGGCTATGTGCGCAAACCGCTCTTTTCCCGGGAGGGCGCGAATATCCTGATGCAGGACAGGCGCATGCATTACCATGAAGAGACAGACGGCACCTATGGGGAAGAAGGGTATATTTATCAGGAGATCGCCAAGCCTCCCTGTTTTGACGGAAACTACGCGATCATCGGGTCATGGGTGGTTAACGGTCTGCCTGCAGGCATCGGCATACGGGAGGACGATACTCCCATCACAAAGAATACCAGCCGGTTTGTGCCGCATCTGTTCCGGCCGAATTCATGA